gtgtatatatataacagaGAACAAATCATTGACTTGTTGGATTCAACCAAACCATCTGGAGTTTGTATGTAATGAGAAAAGGACAatgttaatacatttaatatgttgccatttttaacaataaaaattattttgaaaatcattgTGATTTTTATgaatgtcacaaaattctacacatcAAACTTTTAAAGTCTGTGTTTAGTGTACTCTGTAATATAATTTACACAATCTACTTACTGTACCATAacaatttttcatttgttgttatGCTACATTTTACCCCACttcatatttctgtatttaattAGCTactagttattattatttattttggtggtgaagattttaaaaaactaaacatattATCTAGAAAACTAagtttaattattataaagTACTGAAGTAGCATACAACATAATTTGCTGCCCATTGCTCAGCTATATAAAAGCTGCATCATTACAATTAATGCATTTATGTCGTATATGCAATGTAATATTCCTAAATAATGGATAATGAGTAAAAAAGTTAGTCTTTATTATGCTCTATAGAGCTTTAGTAGGTAGGTATGATTTTATAGCCAATAACACAGCCATTGACTATGTTAGCAAAACATAATTGACCAGTAATAAAGACACTGAATACATCTGGTAAAACGATAAAGTAAAAATGTGCCATctcaaatagttttttattaCCACAGTTTATTGCATAGACTGTTGGTTCAATGAAGACAACAGCGCCATCAAGTGATGAAGGCAGAACatataaaacaatgaatgaacTTTTGTTTTTCGATACGTGAGATAATTTAATGAAGAATGGAAAGTTTTAGAACGGCAGAAGAAGCGGAACCTTGAAACAACTACAAAGCGCGGGGGCTGCTTTCTTTGTTGCACCCGGCGGTGCAACAGAGAAATGTGCACTGAAAACAGAGGCGGTTTGTCAGCGGTGTGTGACAGTAGCAgtagcagctcacacacacacacacacacacacaccgtcccTGCTGTTCTCTGTGATGGACACTGAGGCTGATGTCTTCTACCGGCAGCTTCCTAAAGTGGTGAGTCACCAGATACAAGCAGAAAAGTCCCAGAAAGTAAAGAAGTGAACTCAGTGCTCACTACACGGGGTGAAATGTTGTGGTAGCTACATGCTAACGTCAGCGTTTGAACTGTCCCCAGGAGCTTCATGCTCATCTCAACGGCTCCGTCAGCTCCCACACCATCGAGAAGCTCATCAAGACCAAACCTCATCTGAACATCGAGCACAGCATGACAGCCATCAGCAAAGGACAGAGCAGGAGCCTGGACGAGTGAGTGTAACTGTAACACGAGAGCCAGCGGGGCTGTTGAGCCTCACACCGGTGTAATTATGTTGAACACGCTGAACACTGTTGAAAACCTCCAGCAGATGATAAGTAGATAATCTCCCTCTTTGGGCTCAAAGTGTGAAACAAACGACACAGAGATTAAAACAACATGGCGCACGTGTCCGCAGGTGTTTTCAGGTCTTCAAGGTCATCCATCAGCTGGtggacacagaggaggacatcCTCATGGtgaggacccccccccacccacctataaaatattaacattttcatctttatcaGCAACACATTTGACTTTTCTCCTCTCCAGGTGGCTACAGATGTGATCAGGGAGTTTGCGGCTGATTCTGTGAAGTACTTGGAGCTCAGGAGTACACCGAGAGAGGTGAAAAACACAGGTAACAATACTTCAAAACTTACAGCCTCATGCTCAGATTGTGTGATTGATTGAGATGATTGATTTTTACAAAGTTGTAATTCTTACAAGTACAGCTGCAATCATTCATTGGTTAGCCGATTCTTCTTATAATCTGATACTCATTAGGTAATGAGAAGACAATGTCAAAAATATGTTAACGGGTTCTCAGATGAAGGGACTTTTTATGTTACATAACATTATACTGAATATCTTTGGATGTTGTATTTTGTCTGTGCAAAACAAGACACCTGAGTGAATCATGTTGGGTTGTGGGAAATCAAACTGCattttgatgtaaaaataaaaaggagtgTTAGCTGCAACTTATAAGTTCATTATCTTCTTTCCCAGGATTGACAAAAAAGAGATATATTGAAACTGTCATCAGAGCCATCCAGCTGTGTAAAAAAGAGGGACTGGACATTGATGTCAGGTAGGTGTAGTATTTATCATTGCTATGTATGAAAcgtaaagaaatgtattttaggTCTGTAAGGTGCGGACACACCTGCTTCCTGTCTTCCacttaatgagggagtttttctctccacagtccccatttgtttgctcattgtgggaactgttgggtttctctatgatttttaaggtctcaaccttctatgtaaagtgccttgagataatgtctACTAGATTTAGATACACggattaaataaaatgtaattggcTGGGTAGTAAAATACTGCATAATGTTTGGCTATTGTGCTTCAATAACTTGATTGCTGGCCACAGTTGTGCCTGGTGCTAAACTTGCTCATTTATCTTGAAGGTTCCTTGTGGCGATTGATCGCAGGAATGGGCCAcaggttgccatggagacagtGGAGCTGGCAGAGGAGTTCCTGCTGTCTTCTGATGGTTTGGTTCTGGGAATCGACCTGAGTGGAGATCCAACGGTCAGTAGACCAGTTTGAATAAGTGGCTCACAAAGATCATAATAGTAAATTGATTCTATTTTATATTATGTTCAGCAAGAAGAAGTGCCTACTCTATAACATTATTTCATAAAGTAAAGTAGCAGCATTCTATTTAAACATGACATGTATTTTATGTATTAATGCTTCCACATTATGTGGATTTGTTGTGTATGAAAATTATCTGTATCTTTTTTTGTCGCTTATTTCTGGTGGAGGGCAGGTCAGGGCTGTTTGCTTGATTGTGTCAACactaaaatgttaataaatgtaatttttgttCTTAGGTGGGCGATGGAAAAACTTTCCTTCCAGCTCTAGAGAGGGCCAAGAACTGCGGACTGAAGTTGTCACTGCACCTCTCAGAAGTACGATAATAACAATCTTTTGGTCATTTGACTTTAAGTGACATTATCTGCAACTGCAATGACattgcaacaaaaacaaaatcctgcagGTGCCGTCCCAGCTGGAGGAGTCAGATTTGCTGTTGAATCTTCCTCCGGACAGGATCGGTCACGGCACCTTCTTGCATCCGGAAGTCGGTGGATCTCAAAGCGTGGTTGACAAAGTGCTTAAGAACAACATACCACTGGGTAAGACTGAGTTGGAGATGAAATGATTGTTCTGTGGGTTGTGCACTATGCTAACTGTGTTTCTGATCTCCCCTCTTGTAGAGCTGTGCCTGACCTCAAATATTAAAGGACAAACTGTGCCACGTTTTTCCGAACATCATTTTAAATACTGGCACCAGCTGGGGCATCCAAGTGTGATTTGTGTAAGTTTCATCTCTTTATACACATCTGTTACACTGTGTGTGAATTTAACCAAActtctcctcatcatcatttgtTATCCTGATACAAATATTGACAAAAAATGTCtcaatacagaaaaaaatgatttaattaaaaaaatgaattacttaaaaaaaagacctgcagtaacatgtaaacagaaaTATGTATGGAACATTCTATTAGCATTTCATGTAAACACATTATTgaaataatgtcttattcagaatCAGGTTAATAGTTAGAATATTGATGTTCTTGTAAATGTAATTAGTGCTTGCTTTGTAAAAAAGAATCTATGAAGAACCTGAAATGACGATGCCTGAGAGGAAAAATGAATTTCACAagtcattttttattctttgtcaCATAACAGACTGATGACAAGGGAGTCTTCTGCACAGACTTGTCTCAGGAGTATCAGTTGGCAGCTTCCACGTTTGGTCTGAGCCGTGAAGCCGTATGGAATCTCTCCCAGCAGGCCATCGACTGTATCTTCGCACCAGAGGCGGTGAAACAGCAGCTCAAACAGAAGTGGACTAATTTAAAGCCTCAAGTGTTCTCAGTGGAACCGAAAGCTTAACTCATATACCTCaggtttcagtttaaaaaaacatttttcattaactTTTTTACAAGACTTTGTAGAAAACCATGAAGTGATTTCTAGAACTaaagttaaatgtttaaaataggTGAAAGTAAACGATACTTGTTTAGTTCAAGTgtgaagtgttttcttttgtcttcacGGTGTTGAAcgcaacacaaatgaaaacaacagaccTTTCGGATGCTCTTCAATATCTGCAAGTCCTTACCAGAACCCAACGTTCTCTAAATTTGCTCTGTGCCCACAAACAGTCCAGGCATTGCAGCAGAGTTCTATAATCATGCCTTCTTTCCAAATTTACCATGTTTGTCCTTGTTCTTCTTGAATTTGCCGTGTTGCATTTCCTTCTTTTTCAGTTTCCCGTTCCCCATTCCCTCATTGCCGGCTGTCACATTTCCCCCATCCAACTTCCTCTTCTTGTCACTGTTGAGGATAAGACACCATCACAAATATGTTTCTACAACAAGCGCACAGTATTTCCTCAAGATCCTTGAGTGTCACTTCACCTCTTTATGCTGACAATAGCCGTTTTCCCTGCTTTCTTCAACACCTGGTCCCACTCGTCGTCATCTCCACGGATCCTGTacctgtaaacacaaacagtgattaGTGAAGCTTTAGTGAACGTCGCACTTACTCAAACCTGCTGAGACAAATGACCAAAGCCACCCTCCTACTTCATACTCACTGTTCTAAGTCCATTTCCTTCACTTTCTCCATATCCTGCTTGTGTTGCTCCTCAAACTCCTTCGCTGCTTCATTCTGGTAAGAGaagaaataacaatacatttaatgtctttcaaacaaacatgttcttAGTGGTAGAATATTACAACTCATCTGCTAATATTTGTATCAGGTGTTTAGTCtataaaatatctgaaaattAATGCCACACGGTTGAGTTTGAATTTCTTAATATAACAGATCCACAGTTCAAAACATAACTATTTGACAAAAACAGAGAAGATTGGAATATTTTCACATCTGAAAGGCTGCACCCAcggactgaatataaagatgtttCACCcgttttatagcatcaaataaccaattaacACCCAACTGCTCAGAGGAGGTGGGTTTATgacatgtactgcagccagccaccagggggcagagcAAGTTGATTTGAATTCACTTTTAGGAGCTATcatggcgtccatctttatgttcaGTCTACGGTTTGACACTAATCACATCTATGAGTGAGACATCACATACCAGATCATCATTCAGACTTCTGACAGTTGGCTCCATGGTAACGTCTTTAGTGGCCCCCATCTCTGCTTCAATCGCTTTCTCCTGGATGCTGGTGAAGGCCtgggacagaaaagaaaaacattttaataataggTTGTTTTAATACTTGATATAACTTCCATCTTCCCTGTCAACTCACTTGTACGAATTTGCGGATGAGGCGGTTGAAGAGACCCATGAGCTGCGAGCTTGGGAGTTCAATCTCCTTTTCCAGCTTGTCCACCGACTTGTGTTGTAACCCGATACCCAGCAGTATGGCCTGGAGGAGAGCGGTCATCAGTCAATCAACATCTAGAGGAAACTAAACGTGGTCACAACAAAGGGAAAAGGTTGTTTCCGACCAGGCTACTTACACACTGCGCTGCTGAGATGGAGATGTTGCCGAGCTGCTTAAGGAAGAACATGCGTGCCACCGCTGGGATGAGGTCCATGATGAGGTGGTAGTCCACCATGCTCCGAGAATACAACTCCAGACGTTTGAGGTCGTAGGGGCTGAAATGTGCGTCCAGCTCGGAGCGACTGAGAGCTGTGAAGAACAAGAGACGAGTCAGATCAGGACCGTGAGAGGTGCTGAGGAAATCTGATGTGTTGAGGTGGAAGGGTCTTAACTGCTCGTCTCCTCCTTGGCCTTCTTATTCTGCAGGATGCTGAGGGCCAGGCTCGGGTGGAAGCCGCTGAACTGGTAGGAGAGGAGGGACAGGAAGCGCCGACGGAAATCTGAAGAAAGCAAAACCTGTTCAGGACGACTGCGTTTAAGAACACACCAGATCTGCTGAGGTAGTGCAGGAGAGTTCACCTTTCCAGAAGGCAGCCAGCCACTGACTCTGCTCTGGAGCTTCATCTGTGTTCAGCTCCTTCAGCATCACACACGAGTGCTCTCCTGTCAGGTCATTCTagacacaaccacacaaccaTTACACCATGTGACAAGAGCAGGGGTTCAACCAATCACAGTCCGGACCAGACCATTTTTCAGATcagcaaaaaagaaattaaagggAAATATAGCTTTGCTGTTTCTTATAATAACATTCcaggttttaaatgtttaaattacatttcaaactaaaatatttaataagTACTGAAATGCAATATGAACAATGAATTTGTTGTGGTATTCAGTGTTTTCCAGTAATTATCTAGTCTCACCATGTTtgaatttgtcctgccacagtttcataatga
This genomic interval from Paralichthys olivaceus isolate ysfri-2021 chromosome 7, ASM2471397v2, whole genome shotgun sequence contains the following:
- the mapda gene encoding adenosine deaminase-like protein — protein: MDTEADVFYRQLPKVELHAHLNGSVSSHTIEKLIKTKPHLNIEHSMTAISKGQSRSLDECFQVFKVIHQLVDTEEDILMVATDVIREFAADSVKYLELRSTPREVKNTGLTKKRYIETVIRAIQLCKKEGLDIDVRFLVAIDRRNGPQVAMETVELAEEFLLSSDGLVLGIDLSGDPTVGDGKTFLPALERAKNCGLKLSLHLSEVPSQLEESDLLLNLPPDRIGHGTFLHPEVGGSQSVVDKVLKNNIPLELCLTSNIKGQTVPRFSEHHFKYWHQLGHPSVICTDDKGVFCTDLSQEYQLAASTFGLSREAVWNLSQQAIDCIFAPEAVKQQLKQKWTNLKPQVFSVEPKA